The stretch of DNA GTAAGGAAGACAGATTAAAGCTGTTCAACTTGTCTGATGGAATATTACCAGAAGGCATTGAACGCTATGCTTATATGAAGGCTGCCAATGGTGAAATGTGGTTTGGTGGTCCTCAAGGCATTAACATCTTTCATCCAGATTCCATAAAACTGATTAAGACACTCCCCAAAATTCAGTTGTCTTCTTTCAAGGTCAATGAAAAAGATTACGAGGCTCCGGATGCTACCCAAATCAGCGAAATTCGTTTTTTTAATTTAGCACCCAACGAAAATAATCTTTCCTTCGAGTTTGTCGGAATGGAATATAGCGATCCGGCCAGTATTACCTACCAATATCAAATGGAGGGCCTCGACGATGACTGGGTTTCAACAAGCAATAACACTGCTCGTTACCCCAAAGTCCCTCACGGTGATTATACCTTTAAGGTCAAAGCTGCCAATTCGGATGGCGTTTGGTCGGAGCCCTTTACTATCCAAATCAAAATCCGACCTCGGTTTTATCAGACTATTTGGTTTGCGCTGTTGTGTATTGCAGTATTGCTTGCCAGTTTCTGGCTCCTTTACCGCGACCAACTCCGTAAGCGACTCCGGATAGCAGAAAATGAAAAATTAAAGGAACTTGACGAATTCAAATCGCGCTTCTTTACCCATATCACCCATGAGTTTAGAACGCCGCTCAACATCATAAAAGGCTATGTAGAGATTGCCATCAAAGAGGGCAATCAATTGAAGCCTTCCAATTTGCAAGTCATGCGGCAAAATGCAGGCAAATTATTCACCTTAGTGAATCAAATTCTTGAATTAAGGAAATTAGAGTCAGTTAAGGTTCCTGTGCAATATTCGAAAGGGGATGTTGTTTCCTTTGGCAAGGACACTTTAACTAGTGTGCAGCGACTGGCGGAAGGTAAAGGTATTAAGCTGGTCTTTTCTTGTGCGCTTGAAAGCTTAGTCCTGTTTTTTGACGAGGGAAAGTTGAATACGATTTTGACTAACTTCCTTTCCAATGCCATTAAATTTACGGACAGAGGGGGGCAAATTACACTTGAAGTGGGGGAAGACAATGGTTCGTTGAAATGCAGTGTCAAAGACACGGGAACGGGGATTCCTAAGGATAAACTCCCCTTTGTCTTTGATCGTTTTTATCAGGCACACGAGAACGATACGGGTAAATTTGGTAGTGGCATAGGTTTGGCCTTATGCAAGGAATTGGCAAAAGTAATGGGAGGAGAAGTAAAGGCGGAGAGTGAAGTGGGGCAGGGGAGTTGTTTTTCCGTTATTTTACCTCGCCACGAAACCTCGCCGAACGGGGAGCTTTTGGCCACACCCATTGATCAAAAAGCAACAGAAGAGGAAACGACTTTTGATGGTTTAGCGCTAGACCTGGAAAATAGATCTAATCTAATCGATACCTTATTAATGGAGGCTGAAGAGGGAGAGGAAGGCTCCCCTGTTATTCTATTGGTCGAAGACAATTTCGCGTTTCAAGGTTACATTAGTGAAATGTTGCGCCCTCATTTTCGATTAGAGATCTCCAGTGATGGGGCGGAGGGATTGGCTAAGGCTAAGCAATTGATTCCAGACCTGATTATCTCTGATGTGAAAATGCCTCAAATGGATGGTTATGAACTCACAGAAATATTAAAAAATGATCCGCTAACCGGTCATATTCCTATCATATTATTAACTGGCTTGGAAGACTTAGATTCACGGTTAACTGGTATTTCGCACGGCGTAGATGTTTACCTCAATAAGTCTTTTAATCAAGATGAACTTTTGCTTTGGATTAATAATCTATTGCGCCTAAGGAATCGATTGCAGCAAGTGTATAGTGGAATGGATGCGAGTGAGAATGTCGCGAAATCTTCGGACCCAGATCTTGTATTTGTGAAAAATGTCAATTCGATCGTTGCAGCTAATTATCAAAATGACTCATTTAATGTGGAGGAATTGGCGAAATTATTGGGCATGACTTATATATCCTTTTTAAGGAAATTTAAAGCGGTGACAGGTAAAAGACCGGCAGCTCATATCCAAGATTACAGGATAAGTAAGGCAAAAGAATTATTAGTTACACAGAGAGACCTGAAAATTAGTGAAATCGCATACATGGTAGGTTATGCAGAGCCAAGTCATTTCACTAGAAAATTCAGAGAAGTAGTAGGCATGTCACCATCTGAGTATCGCGAAAAAGAAGGATAATCCTCACCATGGGATTTTGTCGGCAATTTTACAATTAGTCCTGAAAAAAGGGCCCATTTGAGCCAATTGAAAGAAATATACAACCAATTGAAAGAAATATACTAGTGCTCTTTCTCAAATTTTCTCACCTTCATGTTGTAATGAATTTTTGACATGTTTATGCTTTGAAACGCGTTTTCTTCTGAGGGTGTTAATAAAAAGCACCAGTGAGTGAGCATTTTTGCTCACTCCAAAAAACCAACAAACACTCCCCCAGTTTATGAAAACTAAACCCCACAAATTGAAGCCGCAAGGTTCAATCTATGCCCTCTAAAATTGTTTGATGACTTAGGCGAAAATCTTTCAGCCTATTGACGTCTCCTTAAATCCCCCTATTTAGCGTGTGCAATTACATTCAAGTTAAAAAAAGCTTTAGGATCAAGGCGCTTGATCTAAAGAGAATTAACGAAGTAACGCTTCCTTAATTATTGCCTTTTGTTTAGCCCCAAGCCTGGGTTTTATCCATTGGATGAGCATCCTGAAATGTCTGCTCACTCCAAAAAACTAAGGACAACCTACAGCTAAAACCTTTTTTTTTCAGCCGGATAATGTAGCCAAGCATTTTAACCCCAAAGCTTACATTATCTGGCTATTTTTTTGCCTTTTTCTTAGCAATGGGGCCTTTGACATTTTCCAATACCATTACCGATAGAGGCGGGAGGGTCAATTCCAGGTAATAGGGGCGACCATGCCAGGTCCCTTGGTTCGCTTTTACTTTATTATCGACATGATCTCCACTTCCCCCGAAGACTTTTTTATTGCTATTCAGTAATTCTTGATAAGTACCACTAAAGGGAACACCAACTTTATAATTATCGCGAACTACAGGGGTGAAATTGCAAATGACCACCAAGGGCTTTTCACCATCTTCTCCTTTTCGGATATAGGAAATGACACTGTTTTTATGGTCTCCCAGGTCAATCCATTCAAAGCCATCATGCGCAAATTGCTTTTCGTATAAGGCGGGAGCACTGCGATAAAACTGGTTGAGCGCTTTTACCCAAGCCTGGGTACCTTTATGGTAGTCATATTTAAGCAGATCCCAGGGAAGACCTTTTTCCAGACTCCATTCGCTTGTTTGGCCAAATTCTCCACCCATAAAGAGGAGTTGCGTTCCTGGATGGGTAAACATGTAACCAAACATCAAGCGCAAATTGGCAAAGCGTTGCCACTCATCACCGGGCATTCTA from Saprospiraceae bacterium encodes:
- a CDS encoding ATP-binding protein, which gives rise to MMLRLLFIVAYFAILLFSQSYLLGQAPNLKLFFNHLTEDNGLSEPHNAFISKDSKGYVWIGSFDGLNRFNGVKVESFKADLMDPFSISNNIITSRCFEDKYGNLWFSANDAINCYVRKTNRFNSFPLKDNKGDTILADYSSFHLDQQGNLWTCAGGNEKGELHLFNIYTLQDTILHPMVGQRFSVLKDENGNVRQILSSLLIPDPGAILYTYNEQLTIIDEQLYNLGDAGSKKGVITYGSYLDAKNLAWVGVNAGLVKLELDKPEMESPTLITDYLGHDIGMVWSIIPYNEHFLFVASQKEGLLIFDKTIEAFVDQYKVIVGDANSINSNTLNELMLDEEDNLWISIYGKGVDFCNLGKNKFSPQPIKCEDNRTLTNVSSMQETASGEYLIGTTKGKVYALDREQEEAVELAHEDSESTLKGNTIRLFKGNDNRIWGTENTRLFYINSNKKIELVHQFEGQINFFVQFKSGRILVSTHKGIFEVVLTDQGKTVEPFHELASYNERPITYAFQDKEERIYFSANVSECEVYKEENNQFVFRNKIPSLKYIWETYEEPGDSILWLNSSEGFGRLNKETLKFETKGGEEAKTMLFGLLADDKGNFWLSNTKGLFKYDRKEDRLKLFNLSDGILPEGIERYAYMKAANGEMWFGGPQGINIFHPDSIKLIKTLPKIQLSSFKVNEKDYEAPDATQISEIRFFNLAPNENNLSFEFVGMEYSDPASITYQYQMEGLDDDWVSTSNNTARYPKVPHGDYTFKVKAANSDGVWSEPFTIQIKIRPRFYQTIWFALLCIAVLLASFWLLYRDQLRKRLRIAENEKLKELDEFKSRFFTHITHEFRTPLNIIKGYVEIAIKEGNQLKPSNLQVMRQNAGKLFTLVNQILELRKLESVKVPVQYSKGDVVSFGKDTLTSVQRLAEGKGIKLVFSCALESLVLFFDEGKLNTILTNFLSNAIKFTDRGGQITLEVGEDNGSLKCSVKDTGTGIPKDKLPFVFDRFYQAHENDTGKFGSGIGLALCKELAKVMGGEVKAESEVGQGSCFSVILPRHETSPNGELLATPIDQKATEEETTFDGLALDLENRSNLIDTLLMEAEEGEEGSPVILLVEDNFAFQGYISEMLRPHFRLEISSDGAEGLAKAKQLIPDLIISDVKMPQMDGYELTEILKNDPLTGHIPIILLTGLEDLDSRLTGISHGVDVYLNKSFNQDELLLWINNLLRLRNRLQQVYSGMDASENVAKSSDPDLVFVKNVNSIVAANYQNDSFNVEELAKLLGMTYISFLRKFKAVTGKRPAAHIQDYRISKAKELLVTQRDLKISEIAYMVGYAEPSHFTRKFREVVGMSPSEYREKEG